In one Flammeovirga yaeyamensis genomic region, the following are encoded:
- a CDS encoding acyltransferase, with amino-acid sequence MGKKTIIESFAIINNAVGSVKIGNNCVIGIGDTVIGPVTIEDNVILAQNIVMSGLNHTYTDVTKPIVEQGVTTHPITIKANSWIGANCTLVGGITIGKHCVIGGGSVVTKSVPDYHIAIGNPAKLVKRYNFETEEWEKI; translated from the coding sequence GTGGGAAAAAAAACTATTATTGAATCTTTTGCAATCATCAACAATGCTGTTGGATCGGTTAAAATTGGAAATAACTGTGTAATTGGAATAGGAGATACAGTAATTGGTCCAGTAACAATAGAAGATAATGTGATTTTAGCCCAAAATATAGTGATGTCAGGTTTAAATCATACATATACTGATGTTACAAAACCTATTGTTGAACAAGGAGTCACCACTCATCCTATCACTATAAAAGCAAATAGTTGGATTGGTGCAAATTGCACCTTAGTAGGAGGTATTACTATTGGCAAACATTGCGTCATAGGAGGAGGCTCTGTAGTCACTAAATCAGTACCTGATTATCATATAGCTATTGGGAATCCAGCCAAACTTGTGAAGAGATATAATTTTGAAACAGAAGAATGGGAAAAGATTTAA
- a CDS encoding glycosyltransferase — protein MKNFPIVMQGLTRFDEKYGATSLALAKEWSKDRLVFYIDHPFTYKDIYSKTFDSEVKFRNASFQNGLRVINPYSELPNFINITPKIVLPINFLPNGKIYELLKKINHKIIKETLFKVLSYYDVNDYYYINSFNPVYYLNLKKKPPLLNIYHCVDLMSGERYIAKHGVKAENDVSKKADRIITTSDQLKLNLMKLNPSTEVVHNGADFSQFQLDHYTVPKEYLKINGKKVVYVGNLGLRINYPLLKKIAQKDRNLQFIFIGPINEREFAGKELREEPNVHFLGPKLATEVPHYLYYADICMIPFVINELTRCIYPLKINEYLSLGKPVLTTNFTDLSTFKGMTISFENEDDFYEGINQCSATEEEIDQRRQFALSNDWTHRAKDFISIIEDDAKNKANDKE, from the coding sequence ATGAAAAATTTTCCAATCGTCATGCAAGGGTTGACTCGTTTCGATGAAAAATACGGTGCAACATCACTTGCTTTGGCAAAAGAGTGGTCTAAAGATCGGTTAGTATTTTATATCGATCATCCTTTTACTTATAAAGATATCTATTCTAAAACTTTTGATTCCGAAGTGAAATTCAGAAATGCTTCATTTCAAAATGGATTACGAGTAATAAATCCTTATAGTGAATTACCCAATTTTATTAATATTACTCCAAAAATAGTTTTGCCCATTAATTTCTTGCCTAATGGGAAAATCTATGAACTACTTAAAAAAATTAATCATAAAATAATTAAAGAAACGCTTTTCAAAGTCCTTTCTTATTATGATGTGAATGACTACTATTATATTAATTCATTTAACCCCGTATACTATTTAAATTTAAAGAAGAAACCTCCATTATTAAATATCTATCACTGTGTTGATTTAATGTCTGGAGAAAGATATATAGCAAAACATGGAGTAAAGGCTGAAAATGATGTAAGTAAAAAAGCCGACAGAATTATTACGACATCAGATCAATTGAAACTTAATTTAATGAAATTGAACCCAAGTACAGAAGTGGTACATAATGGTGCTGATTTTTCTCAGTTTCAATTAGATCATTATACCGTTCCAAAAGAATATTTAAAGATTAATGGAAAGAAAGTCGTTTACGTAGGTAATTTAGGCCTAAGAATTAATTATCCGTTATTAAAGAAAATTGCTCAAAAAGATAGAAATCTGCAGTTTATTTTTATTGGTCCTATCAACGAAAGAGAATTTGCAGGTAAAGAATTAAGAGAAGAGCCTAATGTTCATTTCTTGGGTCCAAAGTTAGCTACTGAAGTTCCTCATTATCTTTATTATGCAGATATATGTATGATACCATTTGTCATTAATGAGTTAACACGTTGTATCTATCCTCTAAAGATAAATGAATACTTAAGTCTTGGGAAACCTGTATTAACTACCAATTTTACTGATTTATCAACATTTAAAGGAATGACAATTTCCTTTGAAAATGAAGACGATTTCTATGAAGGAATTAACCAATGTTCTGCTACAGAAGAAGAAATTGATCAAAGAAGACAATTTGCTTTATCCAACGATTGGACACACAGAGCGAAAGATTTCATATCTATTATTGAAGATGATGCAAAAAATAAAGCAAACGATAAAGAATAA
- a CDS encoding glycosyltransferase family 2 protein produces the protein MEIQKGIISIITINFFNLEITLDMLRSIASLNRDDLEVIVVELGSEKCDKSPYIEVMNDVIVIHNKDNIGFSAGNNLGIDHAKGEFLYLVNNDTELSNSSIDPLVIALKDQKIGIVSPKIKYYDQKNIIQYAGYTLVNPYTGRNATIGNLEEDHHQYDDIYETGYIHGAAMMTTREHLEKVGKMPLEFFLYYEELDWTSSFHKHKLKSLFVGEAEILHKESMSVGKDSPLKEYFIARNRIIFMRKSSNVVSFFIFFVFCFLFSLPKRLFNLIIEPNKYTLIKPLLTGYYDALHYIINPKKLQPNKGLMFR, from the coding sequence ATGGAAATACAAAAAGGCATCATATCAATCATAACTATCAATTTTTTCAATCTTGAGATCACTTTAGATATGCTACGTTCTATTGCTTCATTAAATAGAGATGACTTGGAAGTCATTGTTGTCGAATTAGGAAGTGAAAAATGTGATAAGTCTCCTTACATTGAAGTTATGAATGATGTTATCGTTATACACAATAAAGATAATATTGGATTTTCAGCGGGGAATAACCTCGGAATTGATCATGCTAAGGGAGAATTTTTGTATCTTGTAAATAACGATACAGAACTATCTAATAGTAGTATTGACCCATTAGTGATTGCTTTAAAAGATCAAAAAATAGGCATTGTCAGCCCAAAAATTAAATATTATGATCAAAAAAATATTATACAGTATGCTGGATATACCTTAGTAAATCCTTACACTGGAAGAAATGCAACTATTGGTAATTTAGAGGAAGACCATCATCAATATGATGATATTTATGAAACAGGGTACATACATGGTGCTGCCATGATGACCACCCGAGAACATTTAGAAAAAGTTGGAAAAATGCCTTTAGAGTTCTTTTTATATTATGAAGAGCTCGACTGGACCTCCTCGTTTCACAAACATAAATTAAAATCATTGTTTGTTGGGGAAGCTGAAATTCTTCATAAAGAATCAATGAGTGTAGGAAAGGACAGTCCATTAAAAGAATATTTTATTGCTAGAAACAGGATTATTTTCATGAGGAAATCATCAAATGTTGTTTCATTTTTCATATTCTTTGTTTTTTGTTTTCTTTTTTCTCTTCCTAAGCGTTTGTTTAATTTAATCATCGAACCTAATAAATACACTTTAATAAAACCACTTTTAACCGGTTATTACGACGCACTACATTATATCATTAATCCAAAAAAATTACAACCTAATAAGGGGTTAATGTTTAGATAA
- a CDS encoding class I SAM-dependent methyltransferase codes for MKLRVPKDRFSLNIDPNWSVLEIGGGHNPHPRANLIVDKYDNNNNGHRAGDIVVRKGQKFLLADGENLPFEDNEFDYVICCHVLEHVDDPVKFIKEMTRVAKRGYLEMPSLMGEYLVPKGSHEWVFLDIEDTIVGKKKDDVGPIGQHLDFGDFFLYYLSRESIAFKLLMATYPDILTVRYEWEDSLPIVMNPEDEYQNSFFDGALSQEQMLKLFPQRSLKEELSSFFTAFFALSRSMFSKILTGSRLRKLDKTIGLNTQKVS; via the coding sequence ATGAAATTAAGAGTACCTAAAGACCGTTTCAGTTTGAATATTGACCCAAATTGGTCGGTGCTTGAAATAGGAGGAGGACACAATCCTCATCCAAGAGCAAACCTAATTGTAGATAAATACGACAACAATAATAATGGACACAGAGCCGGTGATATTGTAGTAAGAAAAGGTCAGAAATTTCTACTTGCGGATGGGGAGAATCTACCTTTTGAAGACAACGAATTTGATTATGTAATTTGTTGTCATGTTCTAGAACATGTGGACGATCCTGTCAAATTTATTAAAGAAATGACACGTGTTGCTAAAAGAGGATATTTAGAAATGCCCTCTTTAATGGGAGAATACCTTGTTCCCAAAGGCTCACACGAATGGGTATTTCTTGATATTGAAGATACTATAGTTGGAAAGAAAAAAGATGATGTAGGCCCTATAGGGCAACATTTAGACTTTGGTGATTTTTTTCTTTATTACTTATCAAGAGAAAGTATTGCCTTTAAATTATTAATGGCCACTTATCCGGATATTTTGACTGTGAGGTATGAGTGGGAAGATTCTTTACCAATAGTGATGAATCCTGAAGATGAATATCAAAATTCGTTTTTTGACGGTGCATTATCACAGGAACAAATGTTGAAATTATTTCCTCAGCGATCGTTAAAAGAAGAATTATCCTCTTTCTTTACTGCATTTTTCGCATTAAGTAGATCAATGTTTTCTAAAATATTAACTGGAAGTCGATTAAGAAAACTTGATAAAACAATTGGTTTAAATACTCAAAAAGTATCCTGA
- a CDS encoding glycosyltransferase family 4 protein, whose protein sequence is MKSIEWLSCVERGCGIGQYSELIAQKLLSKDIKVQLHRKGNPNEYTLAFPHRSLRNLRNYVAPFYLKKHLDHLGTKSDVFHADNIDAFTALIYSNKAKGHKNFVTIHDVIPIACAHLNWFQDKYYRFQLKQSIEKSDIIFTVSHFSKKDIIKHTGVAEKKVKVVYNGINHNDLFPNKEKKENKIFTIRYIGGLGVAHKNATALIEVARILEKENIPFLMEIGSGKADLTPLPTLVEKYNIKSVKFSGFIPDDEKRSFLAEADCFLFPSLYEGFGFPPLEAMACGTAVVSSNCASLPEVLGDAALFSDPNPELMAQNVIKIYKSKTLKEDLENRGIEQAKKFTWENTVNELLNHYQS, encoded by the coding sequence ATGAAATCCATTGAGTGGTTGTCGTGTGTAGAAAGAGGATGTGGGATTGGTCAATACTCAGAATTAATCGCCCAAAAACTACTTTCTAAGGACATCAAGGTACAATTACATAGAAAAGGAAACCCTAATGAATATACATTAGCCTTTCCACATAGATCACTAAGAAACCTAAGAAATTATGTTGCTCCATTTTATCTGAAAAAACACTTAGACCATTTAGGAACGAAAAGCGATGTTTTCCATGCGGATAACATTGATGCCTTTACAGCTTTGATATATTCCAATAAAGCTAAGGGACACAAGAACTTTGTCACTATACATGATGTAATACCCATAGCTTGTGCTCATTTAAATTGGTTTCAAGACAAATATTATCGTTTCCAGTTGAAACAAAGTATCGAGAAATCAGATATCATATTTACTGTTTCACATTTCTCGAAGAAAGATATCATCAAGCACACAGGTGTAGCTGAGAAAAAAGTCAAGGTGGTTTATAATGGGATTAATCATAATGATTTATTCCCCAATAAAGAGAAAAAAGAAAACAAAATATTTACCATCAGATATATAGGTGGTTTAGGTGTTGCTCATAAAAATGCCACTGCTTTAATAGAAGTAGCGAGGATTCTTGAAAAAGAAAATATTCCCTTTTTAATGGAAATAGGATCTGGAAAAGCTGATTTAACACCTCTTCCTACTTTGGTAGAAAAGTATAATATTAAAAGCGTGAAGTTTTCAGGTTTTATTCCAGATGATGAAAAACGATCATTTTTAGCAGAAGCGGATTGTTTCCTTTTTCCATCATTATATGAAGGATTTGGATTTCCACCTTTAGAAGCTATGGCCTGTGGAACTGCAGTTGTCTCTAGTAACTGTGCTTCCTTACCAGAAGTTTTAGGAGATGCTGCTTTATTTTCAGACCCTAACCCAGAATTAATGGCTCAAAACGTCATCAAAATATATAAAAGTAAAACACTAAAAGAAGACCTAGAAAACCGAGGGATCGAACAAGCGAAGAAATTTACTTGGGAGAATACCGTAAACGAATTGTTAAACCATTATCAATCATAA
- a CDS encoding glycosyltransferase has product MIEISVIIPTHNRQDLVVELTESILHQDFDNSKYEVIIVCDGCVDNTVQILREKYEHLDRWTIIEVQQAGPAKARNSGAELAKGKYLAFTDDDCVADPDWLTTISSTFDRRGDVLGLEGLTYTDKKNVTPLTHQIENLSGNPALPTCNAAFRKDIFQELNGFDESFPFAHNEDADFAWRLKERGTTLFLKEMKIYHPPRKEKLSKLKGRMRILESEFPLYYKNKALYKKNRNPSPWRTIYVEVFLYHQVHFLKHVLGFFKRPKVCIQGISLVFSWWLNLVTLLPSFLKMNDHYKKSMSP; this is encoded by the coding sequence ATGATAGAGATTAGTGTGATTATACCCACTCATAATAGACAGGATCTTGTAGTTGAGCTAACTGAATCTATTTTGCATCAAGATTTCGATAATTCTAAATATGAGGTGATTATTGTTTGCGATGGATGTGTAGATAACACTGTGCAAATTCTAAGAGAAAAATACGAACACCTTGATCGTTGGACCATCATAGAGGTACAACAGGCAGGACCTGCAAAAGCAAGAAACTCCGGAGCTGAATTGGCAAAGGGGAAATACTTAGCTTTTACAGATGATGATTGTGTGGCTGATCCAGATTGGTTAACTACTATTTCGTCTACATTTGATAGAAGGGGGGATGTGTTAGGATTAGAAGGTTTAACCTACACTGATAAAAAAAATGTTACACCTTTAACTCATCAGATAGAAAATCTAAGTGGCAACCCTGCATTACCAACTTGTAATGCAGCATTTAGAAAAGATATATTTCAAGAGTTAAATGGTTTTGATGAATCATTTCCTTTTGCCCATAATGAAGACGCTGACTTTGCATGGAGGTTAAAAGAACGAGGTACTACTTTATTCCTAAAGGAGATGAAAATCTATCATCCACCTCGAAAAGAGAAATTATCAAAACTAAAAGGGAGGATGAGAATTCTTGAAAGTGAGTTCCCCCTTTATTACAAGAATAAAGCATTGTACAAGAAAAATAGAAATCCATCTCCATGGAGAACAATTTATGTAGAAGTATTTCTCTATCATCAAGTACACTTTTTAAAACATGTTCTTGGCTTTTTTAAACGACCAAAAGTATGTATTCAGGGTATCTCTTTGGTATTCTCCTGGTGGTTGAATTTAGTGACTTTGCTTCCATCATTTTTAAAAATGAATGATCATTATAAGAAAAGTATGTCGCCATGA